A portion of the Esox lucius isolate fEsoLuc1 chromosome 20, fEsoLuc1.pri, whole genome shotgun sequence genome contains these proteins:
- the LOC105019165 gene encoding death-associated protein kinase 2 has protein sequence MSQFKLQNVEDYYEIGEVLGSGHFGQVRAVLERASGVRWAGKFLKLRRNASSRLGLERLSVEREVEILQSLQHPNIMALRDVFESRAEVVLIVELICGGELFDFIAEKESLSEDEAIEFLKQILKGVAFMHSKHIAHFDLKPENIMLADKTVPHPHIKMIDFGLAHRLTPGEEYMSLSGTPQYIAPEVINYEPLSEAADMWSIGVITYILLSGLSPFQGENDEETLKNIVGMIYEFEDIYFSQTSAMAKDFIEKLLIKDAVERMTAEECLLHPWIKPLTRKQAANRSRSSINMKSFKKFNAKRKWKMSYNMVWACNRLFRLQLQCKNRSLEQPELRQCESDQEDTDTKPASLIRRRLSSSS, from the exons ATGTCTCAGTTTAAGCTACAGAATGTGGAGGACTACTACGAAATTGGAGAAGTGCTTGGCAG TGGCCACTTTGGACAGGTGCGTGCGGTGCTGGAGCGTGCGTCAGGCGTCCGCTGGGCGGGAAAGTTCCTGAAGCTCCGTCGGAATGCCAGCAGCCGACTGGGCCTGGAGAGGCTGAGcgtggagagggaggtggagatacTGCAGAGCCTGCAGCACCCCAACATCATGGCCCTCAGGGACGTGTTTGAGAGTCGAGCCGAGGTGGTCCTCATCGTGGAGCT TATCTGTGGTGGGGAGCTGTTTGATTTCATAGCAGAGAAAGAGAGCCTGTCTGAGGATGAAGCCATAGAGTTTCTGAAGCAGATACTCAAGGGAGTTGCCTTCATGCACAGTAAACACATCGCCCACTTTGACCTCAAG CCGGAGAACATCATGCTGGCTGACAAGACAGTGCCACACCCCCACATCAAGATGATTGACTTTGGACTGGCCCACCGCCTCACACCGGGGGAGGAGTACATGAGCCTGAGTGGGACCCCACAGTACATCG CCCCTGAGGTGATTAACTATGAGCCCCTGAGTGAGGCAGCCGACATGTG GAGTATTGGTGTGATAACCTACATATT GTTGAGCGGCTTGTCCCCCTTTCAAGGAGAAAATGATGAGGAGACACTAAAGAACATTGTGGGGATGATATACGAGTTTGAAGACATCTATTTCAGCCAGACCAGTGCCATGGCCAAAGACTTTATTGAAAAATTGCTAATCAAAGATGCAGT agagagaatgactgCAGAGGAATGTCTACTGCACCCGTGGATTAAG CCTCTCACGCGCAAACAGGCAGCTAATAGAAGTCGATCATCAATCAACATGAAGAGCTTTAAGAAGTTCAATGCAAAGAGGAAATGGAAG aTGTCCTATAATATGGTGTGGGCATGTAACAGACTCTTTCGTCTGCAGTTGCAGTGTAAAAACCGGTCCCTCGAGCAGCCAGAACTG AGGCAGTGTGAGAGCGACCAGGAGGACACTGATACCAAGCCTGCGTCTCTCATCCGCCGACGACTCAGCAGCAGTTCCTGA
- the LOC105019163 gene encoding T-complex protein 1 subunit gamma isoform X2, which produces MKRESGRKVQKGNIGAAKAIADVIRTCLGPRAMMKMLLDPMGGIVMTNDGNAILREIQVQHPAAKSMIEISRTQDEEVGDGTTSVIILAGEMLSVAEQFLEQQMHPTVIISAYRHALDDMLDMLKDISTPVDVNDKAQMLKIINSAICTKALSHWSTMACNIALDAVRTVELEEHGRKEINIKLYAKVEKVPGGIIEDSCVLKGVMINKDVTHPRMRRMIKNPRIILLDCSLEYKKGESQTDIEITREEDFSRILQMEEEYIQTICEDIIRLKPDLIFTEKGISDLAQHYLMKANITAIRRVRKTDNNRISRACGARIASRTEELREEDVGTGAGLFEIKKIGDEYFTFVTECKDPKACTILLRGASKEILAEVERNLQDAMQVCRNVLLDPFLLPGGGAVEMAVSKRLIERSKTLTGVEQWPYRAVAQALEVIPRTLIQNCGASTIRVLTSLRAKHTLEGCESWGVNGETGTLAEMNELGICEPLAVKAQTYKTAVETAILLLRIDDIVSGHKKKGDEHAGGGQGAE; this is translated from the exons ATGAAAAGAGAGTCTGGACGCAAGGTCCAGAAAGGGAACATAGGTGCAGCAAag GCAATAGCAGATGTCATCCGGACATGCCTGGGACCAAGAGCGATGATGAAG ATGCTGCTTGACCCCATGGGTGGGATTGTCATGACCAACGACGGCAACGCCATTCTCAGAGAG atCCAGGTGCAGCACCCAGCCGCCAAGTCCATGATTGAGATAAGTCGCACACAGGACGAGGAGGTGGGAGACGGGACCACGTCAGTCATCATCCTTG CTGGGGAGATGCTGTCCGTAGCAGAGCAGTTCCTGGAGCAGCAGATGCACCCCACAGTCATCATCAGTGCCTACAGACATGCCCTCGATGACATGCTAGACATGCTGAAAGACATCAG CACCCCAGTGGATGTGAACGACAAGGCCCAGATGCTGAAGATCATCAACTCGGCCATATGCACCAAGGCATTGAGTCATTGGTCTACCATGGCCTGTAACATTGCATTGGACGCTGTGCGGACTGTGGAGTTGGAGGAGCATGGACGCAAAGAGATCAACATCAAGCTGTATGCCAAAGTGGAGAAG GTGCCCGGTGGCATCATTGAGGACTCCTGTGTCCTGAAAGGTGTGATGATCAACAAAGATGTCACTCACCCTCGCATGCGCAGAATGATCAAGAACCCCCGCATCATCCTGCTGGATTGCTCCCTCGAGTACAAGAAGGGCGAGAGCCAG ACTGACATAGAGATCACGCGTGAGGAGGACTTTTCCAGGATCCTTCAGATGGAGGAAGAGTACATCCAGACAATCTGTGAAGATATCATCCGCCTCAAGCCAGATCTCATCTTCACTGAGAAGGGCATCTCAG ACCTGGCTCAGCACTATCTGATGAAAGCCAATATTACAGCCATCCGCCGCGTCAGAAAGACTGACAACAACCGGATTTCAAG AGCGTGTGGCGCTCGCATCGCAAGCCGCACAGAAGAGCTGCGCGAAGAGGACGTGGGAACCGGAGCCGGCCTCTTTGAGATCAAGAAGATTGGAGATGAGTACTTCACCTTCGTCACAGAGTGCAAAGACCCTAAAGCCTGCACCATCCTACTGAGAGGAGCCAGCAAGGAGATCCTGGCT GAGGTGGAGCGGAACCTACAGGATGCCATGCAGGTGTGCCGTAACGTGCTGCTAGATCCCTTTCTGCTCCCCGGGGGCGGCGCGGTGGAGATGGCTGTGTCCAAGAGGCTGATTGAGCGTTCCAAGACCCTGACCGGGGTGGAGCAGTGGCCGTACCGCGCTGTGGCCCAGGCCCTGGAGGTCATCCCCCGCACCCTCATCCAGAACTGCGGAGCCTCCACCATCCGCGTGCTCACCTCCCTCAGG GCCAAGCACACCCTGGAGGGCTGTGAATCCTGGGGGGTGAATGGAGAAACGggcaccctggcagaaatgAATGAGCTGGGCATCTGTGAGCCTCTGGCCGTCAAGGCACAGACATACAAGACGGCTGTGGAG ACGGCCATCTTGCTGCTCCGCATTGACGACATTGTGTCTGGACACAAGAAGAAAGGAGATGAGCACGctggaggaggacagggggcTGAGTAG
- the LOC105019163 gene encoding T-complex protein 1 subunit gamma isoform X1, whose amino-acid sequence MMGRPIVVLSQNMKRESGRKVQKGNIGAAKAIADVIRTCLGPRAMMKMLLDPMGGIVMTNDGNAILREIQVQHPAAKSMIEISRTQDEEVGDGTTSVIILAGEMLSVAEQFLEQQMHPTVIISAYRHALDDMLDMLKDISTPVDVNDKAQMLKIINSAICTKALSHWSTMACNIALDAVRTVELEEHGRKEINIKLYAKVEKVPGGIIEDSCVLKGVMINKDVTHPRMRRMIKNPRIILLDCSLEYKKGESQTDIEITREEDFSRILQMEEEYIQTICEDIIRLKPDLIFTEKGISDLAQHYLMKANITAIRRVRKTDNNRISRACGARIASRTEELREEDVGTGAGLFEIKKIGDEYFTFVTECKDPKACTILLRGASKEILAEVERNLQDAMQVCRNVLLDPFLLPGGGAVEMAVSKRLIERSKTLTGVEQWPYRAVAQALEVIPRTLIQNCGASTIRVLTSLRAKHTLEGCESWGVNGETGTLAEMNELGICEPLAVKAQTYKTAVETAILLLRIDDIVSGHKKKGDEHAGGGQGAE is encoded by the exons ATGATGGGAAGACCGATTGTTGTGTTGA GCCAGAATATGAAAAGAGAGTCTGGACGCAAGGTCCAGAAAGGGAACATAGGTGCAGCAAag GCAATAGCAGATGTCATCCGGACATGCCTGGGACCAAGAGCGATGATGAAG ATGCTGCTTGACCCCATGGGTGGGATTGTCATGACCAACGACGGCAACGCCATTCTCAGAGAG atCCAGGTGCAGCACCCAGCCGCCAAGTCCATGATTGAGATAAGTCGCACACAGGACGAGGAGGTGGGAGACGGGACCACGTCAGTCATCATCCTTG CTGGGGAGATGCTGTCCGTAGCAGAGCAGTTCCTGGAGCAGCAGATGCACCCCACAGTCATCATCAGTGCCTACAGACATGCCCTCGATGACATGCTAGACATGCTGAAAGACATCAG CACCCCAGTGGATGTGAACGACAAGGCCCAGATGCTGAAGATCATCAACTCGGCCATATGCACCAAGGCATTGAGTCATTGGTCTACCATGGCCTGTAACATTGCATTGGACGCTGTGCGGACTGTGGAGTTGGAGGAGCATGGACGCAAAGAGATCAACATCAAGCTGTATGCCAAAGTGGAGAAG GTGCCCGGTGGCATCATTGAGGACTCCTGTGTCCTGAAAGGTGTGATGATCAACAAAGATGTCACTCACCCTCGCATGCGCAGAATGATCAAGAACCCCCGCATCATCCTGCTGGATTGCTCCCTCGAGTACAAGAAGGGCGAGAGCCAG ACTGACATAGAGATCACGCGTGAGGAGGACTTTTCCAGGATCCTTCAGATGGAGGAAGAGTACATCCAGACAATCTGTGAAGATATCATCCGCCTCAAGCCAGATCTCATCTTCACTGAGAAGGGCATCTCAG ACCTGGCTCAGCACTATCTGATGAAAGCCAATATTACAGCCATCCGCCGCGTCAGAAAGACTGACAACAACCGGATTTCAAG AGCGTGTGGCGCTCGCATCGCAAGCCGCACAGAAGAGCTGCGCGAAGAGGACGTGGGAACCGGAGCCGGCCTCTTTGAGATCAAGAAGATTGGAGATGAGTACTTCACCTTCGTCACAGAGTGCAAAGACCCTAAAGCCTGCACCATCCTACTGAGAGGAGCCAGCAAGGAGATCCTGGCT GAGGTGGAGCGGAACCTACAGGATGCCATGCAGGTGTGCCGTAACGTGCTGCTAGATCCCTTTCTGCTCCCCGGGGGCGGCGCGGTGGAGATGGCTGTGTCCAAGAGGCTGATTGAGCGTTCCAAGACCCTGACCGGGGTGGAGCAGTGGCCGTACCGCGCTGTGGCCCAGGCCCTGGAGGTCATCCCCCGCACCCTCATCCAGAACTGCGGAGCCTCCACCATCCGCGTGCTCACCTCCCTCAGG GCCAAGCACACCCTGGAGGGCTGTGAATCCTGGGGGGTGAATGGAGAAACGggcaccctggcagaaatgAATGAGCTGGGCATCTGTGAGCCTCTGGCCGTCAAGGCACAGACATACAAGACGGCTGTGGAG ACGGCCATCTTGCTGCTCCGCATTGACGACATTGTGTCTGGACACAAGAAGAAAGGAGATGAGCACGctggaggaggacagggggcTGAGTAG
- the tmem79b gene encoding transmembrane protein 79: MSEILPTTLCLLEEGTTKTSRVAAEPQTPTWGAEGEKLVEQETVSSAKFEPTTLPWSADRDVGKMLENGGTSTKKVLQGKGEDDPGKETRSLHSMCSTIQGGESRTESERELRLGDDGRKREEQREMERELQESELKKSEEKGQVEIKVEDHINCLPEKAAKVFDPSITILRSFSAPTSPRGREAFWDVDTETSPFLALEGTLPDGYYRDGPVEGRSSQCCCDCVNRDALKVGVSVFTAALIFPLLVWGGYVFLPFDAPLLDSAPLRLVYTLRCSVFAVVPIVLGWLVLGVSRMRSREVKLLCGDKSEAREVGIHRRYVDDSVTLFLLYFLQLAVMAPYLSQAMVKLVPLLTIIFAFGRLTYWVAAAMGSSVRGFGFGLSFLPTVVMLGANLYFIFTMDAEGTIFSQDGVQQQDQTPDGPRQRFWG, translated from the exons ATGTCTGAGATCTTACCGACCACCCTGTGTCTGCTGGAAGAGGGCACCACTAAAACCAGCAGAGTGGCTGCTGAACCCCAAACTCCAACATGGGGGGCGGAGGGAGAGAAGCTGGTGGAACAAGAAACGGTCAGCTCTGCTAAATTTGAGCCAACCACTCTGCCATGGTCAGCTGACAGGGATGTGGGGAAAATGctggagaacggagggacctcaACTAAGAAAGTACTTcagggaaaaggagaggatGACCCTGGGAAAGAAACTAGGAGCTTGCACTCCATGTGCTCCACCATTCAAGGAGGAGAGAGTCGAactgagagcgagagagagctgAGGTTGGGAGATGACGGAAGAAAAAgggaagagcagagagagatggagagagagttgCAGGAATCTGAGCTGAAGAAGAGCGAGGAGAAGGGCCAGGTGGAGATAAAGGTGGAAGATCATATTAACTGTTTGCCTGAGAAGGCTGCCAAGGTGTTCGACCCATCCATCACCATCCTACGCTCCTTTAGTGCTCCAACGTCTCCCAGAGGACGAGAGGCATTTTGGGATGTGGACACAGAGACGAGCCCCTTCCTTGCTCTCGAGGGAACACTACCCGATGGCTACTACCGTGATGGGCCAGTGGAGGGGAGGTCCTCACAAT GCTGCTGTGACTGTGTGAACAGGGATGCTCTCAAAGTGGGCGTGTCTGTGTTCACAGCAGCCCTGATATTCCCTCTCCTGGTGTGGGGAGGTTATGTCTTCCTGCCCTTTGATGCCCCACTGCTGGACAGCGCCCCTCTTAGGCTGGTCTACACACTGCGCTGCTCCGTTTTTGCTGTGGTGCCCATCGTACTGG GCTGGCTGGTGCTGGGGGTCTCCAGGATGCGGTCGCGGGAGGTGAAGCTGCTGTGCGGGGACAAGTCGGAGGCCAGGGAGGTGGGCATTCACCGGCGCTATGTGGACGACTCTGTTACCCTCTTCTTGCTCTACTTCCTGCAGCTGGCCGTCATGGCGCCATACTTGAGCCAGGCCATGGTCAAACTGGTGCCCCTGCTCACCATCATCTTTGCTTTTGGCAG GCTGACGTACTGGGTGGCAGCTGCAATGGGCAGCAGTGTTCGGGGCTTTGGCTTTGGCCTGTCCTTCTTGCCCACCGTGGTCATGCTTGGTGCCAACCTCTATTTCATCTTCACCATGGATGCTGAGGGCACCATCTTCAGCCAGGACGGGGTTCAGCAGCAAGACCAAACTCCAGATGGCCCTCGACAGAGGTTTTGGGGATAG